One Lepisosteus oculatus isolate fLepOcu1 chromosome 4, fLepOcu1.hap2, whole genome shotgun sequence genomic window, TGATCTGTAAAGACCAACATTTCCTCACGGCGCTCGAGGGTTTTACAAGACACGAGCGTCGTCCTCCCgagcagtgaaaaaaaagagatctcaTGCCAAAGATTACATTTGGTCACCgagtaaaatgaaacaaaagtttTCCGctttggggtgtgtgtgtgtgtggggaggggtCGATTTGCTGATTAAAAACACGTTACATCTAAAGATAGCACGATGCTAATCACGGCTTTACATCCCGCGATGAAAACGTACTGAATGTTGTGGTCCCGCAAGTCAGTGCGGCTGCTCCGCCTGGTCCAACAGAACCTCATCTTCCGGCAGAACCGCAGGCACGTTGCTAGCCCTCAACTCAAACGCTGCGAATCGTTTTGGATGACAGCCGTTTGACACTTGGGCGCGCTGAGTACACTTGCAGGGTTCAAGTTTGTGCTCCCACGGCGCTCGGATTGGGGTCCCTTTCACCTCCCCGGTAAGGTTACGCAGCCCCCCAGCAGGTACAGGGCTGCatgtgcacagagagagagagcgagcacTTCCTCATTGCGGACCAATCGCGGAAGGAGACGGCCGTCATGTGACTTCCCTATTTCCACCCTCCCGAGTCTGTGTtgctgtgtccaggctgtgctcTGCTGCGGAGATGGTCGTTTTGAAAGGAATACCGTCTATCATTTCTCCAGACCTGTTGTATGCGTTGGCGAAAATGGGTCACGGCGATGAGCTAGGTAAACGAGTGATTTCGCTCGGACAGTGCGCACGTACGGGCCTCTCAATGACAACAATATACAGGCTTATAACACGGCTACGGCAACTTTTTACTATACTTTACCCCACCGGTCTTAACTTACTTAAAATACTATACCGTAGCATGGGTGGGGGATGACTTCAGCTTACGTgcctttcatcagaaataaaagcTGTAGAGAGAAGGAAAGTGAGCGCTTTGACTTGCCAGCTAACTTTGGACCCCGGTAGATGCGCATGCGTCTTAGATGTGCCATATTCGCTATTTAAAGGCTTTCACCGCCCAGTCATTTCGCTCGATAGTTTCTTAGTGCCagcacttttcttttaaaagccaAACTTCCTTCTCTTGCAACGATCCGACAGAATAACTCAATGCTTGATAGCCCCTGGGACCCCCTTTGATATTATTGAAGTATAATGTCCCCAGTTATCACTGAAGGACAAACGCTCAACTGTAGTTATAAAGGATTATGAATAAAACTGTACCGTTTCTGTTGCTATAAAGACACAAatcacagtaaaatgtttgcacCTGCTGAAGTCAACTGAAGTTTCTTGTTGTTAGCTTTGTCAACCAGGTAGAGGAAGTTTAATGTGTGGCCACTAAGAGCACCGTAGGTAACATACAGCAAACATGAGAGACCTGTACCAACAACCTTCCAGCTGCATTGTTAGAAAAAGAGATCCAGCAATCAGACTTTTAATGTAGAAAAGAGCAAAAGGAAGGTTGCAAACAAAACATCGTTCTGTCCACCTTACTCTGTTGATAGTTTAGTAAAGTCGGTCAACAACATTTATTCCAGCCCTGCCTAAATGGGTGCTTCTTAAAAACGAAGGTGTAGAAGACATTAAAACAATCTTTCAACGTCTCCCTTGTTTACTCCAGTGAattgcagggaaaaaaaaacttttctggctcaaaaactgatttgaaaagcaagaaaaatatGGCATTCCCCTTTTCTTTCCCTCTTCTGGTATCTTCATCTCAATTCGGATCAGGCCCTGCCGTGAAGCGTACAGTACATACCTTGCGGTGACATCTTTTCAGCAGGGAGCTGCAGGACTgggatttattttcttctttcagtTCTTGCAGATGCGAACTTTCCTACTTCCTCCTCGTGCCGGTGTGGGCCGGCTGAAATCAGGGCTGATGGTAAGGGAGCCCCTCTTGTCCTTTTCTTTCCCCAGCTGGTAGTTTCTGAGCTTGGTTGTGTGAAAGAAGGTCTTGGCGGGCCCAGCCTGTGGGATGTCTGTGTCAGACAGTGAAACTATCCTGAGGGGCGTGTGAATGGGGGAAAAAGGGggcgtttttttaaaaaggtgccATGAATTTGCACATATCAGTTTGCTTTGTCAGTTGCTCTCCTGATAAATTTCTTCCTACTGTAGGCCTGCGTATTCCAGAGCTCCTGGGAGCCATCTTGAAGCTGTTTCCACTCGACACTTGCGTCCCTTGTCCGGTAGGTTCGTACACAGGTCTGTCATTACAGCTCCTTTAGTGTCATTTGTTCTTTCCTGGTACTAAATAAAACAAGAGATGAACTGAATAATGACACCATTAGCCTCATCTTTGGCTTTTGTATACAATGTTAATGATCTTATAAAGGTGGTCATTTAAAACGGTGCGTTTTAAGAATGATTTCTAAACTGCCACATCAGCATGTCTTTTATGTGACCCACTTGATCTCCTGAATTTGAAGGGCCCAAATCTATCTGCAGCTCCTTCTGCAAATTTAGCTAGAGAGACAAATGGCTGTCAGTTGTCTTCCAGCAACACAGCCTGTCAGAGTCATTACTGCTCCATACACACTCCATACTCCACATACATTaactcctacaccactacataCACGACAGCTGaatgtaagccgaaattgtacttaaaactgtactagTTGCACTATTTGCACTATTTATCAATCGCCGTATTATTTTTGCACGGTTCGCCGTATTACTTtcgcactgtttttgtcctgtttgtatACTCTCTCTGTTTTGTGTATAGTTTTTGACAATTTTGCACTGGCACCATactgttgtttacactgttattgttattgtctttCTGTCAATTCtcttgtctgctgttctatttatatactgcacctgagagactactgagaaacacttttcactatactacGCACCCGTGTAAGtgtaatgacaaataaagttggAGTTCAAGTTTGCTGGTGGGTCAGTGAGTTTCAGTCAATCCCATGTGCCGCGGACCTTGGGTAAGCTGTGTTTAGAAAACGCAGTCTGGCCACCTCTGTTTGCTCCCTTCATTCAAAGACCAAGGCAGTGGTCCCCCAGTATGAAAGTACAGTACGTGATTGCTGATCATCCAGCTTATGACTTCCATATGTCAAAGTCGTGTTTAAATTGATCATCCCTGCAGGGGGGGTCTGAAGATTGAAATGTCATCTGCCAGCTCACACTAGCATCTCTGCACTCGCACGAGCTAGAGGTGTCCGTTCCAGCCGCAAGACTAAAATGGTGCCACGAGTCCTCTGTGCACTGCTCGAGTCAGCGATGGCGCCCTGTCTCTAATGGCCAGCGTCTGTGTCTGCTGTGACAGGCGGCCGTGATGGACGTGGTGGACAGTGACAAGCAGAAAGGGGTGAAGGTGCATGTGTGGGACGTGTATCAGGAGCTTCTGCATCAAGCTGGATCGGATGTCAGTGAGTTACTATTATAGTGCAATCAGATGAGTCTAAGGGACTTCAGCTTTTATCAGCCTTTTGCAGCTTAAATAAAATGCATCGTGTGCTTCTTGCTTAATATGTTGATGTAAATGCATGCTCCGGTTCAGTCATACTGTGAAGGATATCTGATACTGAATGGCCAGGTTTTTTCTCAGAAGCAGCTGTCTTTGCAGAAGACACAGAAGTCATAAGAACTGTTAGGAGGTGGTATATCAGCAAGGTTCCTGTAATTTGCAGTCCTTCATTTGGAGTAGAAGATGGTATTGTAGATAACAGGAGGCTTTTGGTAAGTGTGTCTGAGGgatctgatttctttcattcCTCCAGAAACCTTTAGAAAAGCTGGAAAGGTTTGCATTTTATGAACGGGCTAAGAAAGCATTTGCTGTTGTCGCCACAGGgtaagatttatttattttattataggttttaaaagaagaaaataataattactcTTCTTAGGTGTATTAAAGCTCATCATACTGGGCCTGTGCAGTAAACAAATGGAACAAAAGATTTTATTTGAGTTTTCTTTCAGTAATTCACTGAATTCCATGTTAAGCAATGTATGTGTCTAAACATCAAGTGAAGTTAACCCTTTACAATCAGGCCAGAGCAGGTAGTCACTTTTACTGAATGGTTCTGTGTATGAACgtccaataataataacaacaataacaataacaataataattgcttacacttatatagcgcttttctggacactccactcaaagcccctagctttacaggtaatgaggactcccctccaccaccaccagtgtgcagccctacctggatgatgcaacggcagccatagtgcgccagaacacatcagctatcggtggggaagagagcagagtaatgaagccaatttctagatggggattattaggaggccatgactggtaagggccaatgggaaatttgtccaggacgccggggttacacccctactcttttcgagaaacgccctgggatttttaaagaccaaagagagtcaggacctcggtttaatgtctcatccgaaggacggaaaTATGGTCTTGTGCATAAATCCCAAATTAAAATCAGCCCGTTCAGGTAGCCCAAATGTTTGTTCATTGACTGGCTGCAAATGGTGAGAACAAGCATTACTTCCACATGTGAATGTCAAACATAGGCTCTGCTGCTGGTCAATACCCAGTTCAGCTGGTAGGTCCAGTCAGAATCGCCTGACCTTGCCTTATCAGAATTCCCTAGCCTGAAAAGAATAAACCATTGCTTTACTGGACATAGATTTTTAAATTTACCATTGAGAGATAATGAAAAACAGTATTCAGGGAATGtcattgaaataataaaaactggatatactgtataggtctTGATTTCCATGCAGTGAAACTTGATCTTTACTTACACAGCACCTTGTCTTGCATCTGTTCTCAGAGAGACCTCCTTGTATGCTAACCTGATCATCAAGAAAGGTGTCATAGGAGCGGAAGACTCCTGCTGACTGGAAAACTGCCTGTGACCTCAAGCTCAGGGTCCCGGGACATCTTAAAAAAGTGAGGTTCTTGTCAGTCTGCAAGCAGGGAGAGGTTTTTTAAGAAAAGTTCATCTGGTCGGAACCCGAAACAAGGCAAACAGTTACCtgcacattaaataaaatcagtCTTTTAACATATTCAAGGGATGCaccagtttatacagtatatacatattgtaACATTGTTCAACAAAAGTTGTCTAATGCATTTGCAATAAATGTTTAGCTTTCTGGGGGGCAAGAGTTTCACAGATGTATTGTGCATTTTTACTGTTCCATGCTGAGACACTGCTGCATGGCTGGAAGTCTGGAGCAGTGAGGGGGGTTCAGGTTGATGGCACATGGGGGGTCCTGACACATGGAACCTGTAGAGGGGTTGCATTTGAGCCTGAGGTCCCCAGGTGCATTACATGGGAAATACATGTGTAGAATAGTTGAGAAGTATTTAAAATAGAGAACTGGGGTGCAGGGAGCTCACAACAGGGCAGCTCTGGTGGGATCAGAAAAGCCCCGGGCAACACCAAGAACAATCTAAAACAACTCATCCATTCTTACACGCTTGTGCCACAAAGCTGAGTACGTTCAAACCAAAGCAAGTACAGACTGGTTCTAGCTGTATTTTTTATGAACGCTCTGGCTTCTTTTGAAAAATATGACAAACACATCAAAACGGTTAACAATAGCTTTTATTTTAGCCAATTTATGCAGAAGTGTTCCATGTTTAAAGAGGATTTCAGTTGGGATCTTACTCGGCCAAGCTTTCAGTGTGACAGAAGACAGTCGCCTGTGACGGGAGCGAGGTTCTCCCCATTAGAAAACAGCTCTTACAAACTAATCCTTCTTCTGCGCATTTAAAGACAAGTCAACCGAGTAGCTTTGGTTAGGCCTGTGATTTAGCATCAGTTATTCAGAAATGAAGCAGATGGAAGAGTGAACCAGCCCTGGTTTTTAGACGCCGTGGTAGATGGGGTCCCGGTCTTCTTCTGGTTGGTGCTTCACCTCGTAGCTCACCGGTTCTGTCTGGACCGGTGGGTTGTGTCGCGGGCCAGGCTGGGGGGGGTGGTGTATGTGATCCACATCGTCTTCAGGTTCCTGGTTCTGCGAGGCGTACAGGCCCGCAAAGTCCCGGGGGAGGTGGAACTCTGCATCCTGAGGGGCCTGTGCGGAGTCTTGGGCTCTGGGAAAGGTGTGGTAAAGCTCGTCTGCCTCCTGGCGTCTCTCGGCAGCAGCGGCGTTCCTGATGCCCAGCTCGGGGGACTGCCGGGGCCCGAGGGCCTGCGCCAGGTGTTCGGCAGAGAAGGGGTGGTCCAGATCGTCCCTGTCCTCTTCGGCTTTGAGATGGGCCTGCTCCGTCACGTGTCTCACAGCCTTCCAGATTGCCATTCCAGGGTGGACATCCTCATCAGTTATCGCTAACCCTTCCGGAGGTTCGATCTGCCTGATGTCCACAGACAGCTTCCCATCTAGATCTCTAGATGTATGAGAATAAAACAGGTTATCTCAATATGGCCTCCTTAAATATGTTCtgttttaagaaaaccaccattgaGGTGGCTGGCTGGCAAGAACATCATTTTAATATCATTGTCCTGACGTGGGATGTTATCACTGTTATTAATGACCAGGTTCTGTCACACTACATGGCTCGACCCAACTTCTAGTTggagagcatgtcaaatttcacgactgcagttgctgaatcttGCTGCCTTTTCTGTCTAAGAGGGTTTCAAATTAAATGACTAGGAATCGCAGGAGGTGACAAATTACACGATTCCCTCACAACTTTTCATCACGGTTCCAAATCTCGTATTGCGCCGCGAAAGTACCGCGAGGTCGCCTcattttggcagccaatcaaCGTGGAGCACAACGGAATAAGAAGAGGAGCACCACACAGaagtaaacaaacaacaaacacgAAACATCAAACAGACTTCTGTGCTGGCTCCAAAGTTTGACGAGCCTCTCCTCCATTTGCACCGTCCAAAACGCACGCTTTTCTTCCTTCCTTGCAGCCACCATTGTTCTTCACTGTTTGTGGGCGTTGTCTGTATTGTACTTCCGGATGAGCGCTCATTGGCTGTTGACTGCCGCAGACGCTAGAAACCACCCTTACGACTTGCGACTCGCCAGTTTCATTTTGTCGTAGCGAGTCGCAGGGAGTCGTAGGGGCTATTAAGAGCGGTATGACTGAGTCGCtgggggtgtcacactacacaactgacgGTACTGACAGTCGCGCTGTGACTCTCTACAACTCGCTGTGATTTTCTCACGATTATGTAAAGGAAGGCTACGACTGAAAACCCTAGGAAAAGTCCTGTAGTGTGAGGCCGGCATAAGACAGCTCTCCAAGTCTTTGGCTTTCCTTGGGCTTGAAGAAGCAGAGTGACCAGCGAAGAGCAAAGATGCTGCTTTTCAACAGGAAGGCTTTAGGATTTATCACAGTAACTACCATGTGTTCTAACCATCTCAGTAAGGAATTAACACAGGGTAAATAAAAAACTTACAGCACAACATCTTGATATTGACCAGGGTCCACTTCTTCCTGCAAAGATACGACAGTGTTAAAAAAACTGTTACCTTCATGTGACATTGCAACATGACTTCACAAATCAATTATGCTTCACAACTGAATGACTCACATGTggagtaaaaaaatacaattggtaGGAAATTAATACTGGATCCTGTCCTGAGTACAGAGAGCATGTAGTTTTATGCTCTTTCAAGAGTGGGCACTCAGCAGCTAAACACAGGTTTCTCAAACTGCTGTGTTTATACATTTCTGTAAAGCAAAAATCACTGTTGCTTagacagcatttaaaaatatcGCAATTTTGTCTGCTTTCTCAAATTGACAGTCACAATTTTTATTAACCTAGTGATTAGGTACCAGTGATCCACATTGTCTTTCAACGTCTAGAAATTATAGAAGTATACTGCACTATACTGCTCgattaatacattattaatttcttgcatttactgtatatagctgtgTATGAGGGAACCTACTTCAAATTATAAAGACAATTTAATTTTCTACCTGAATTAAGGGAGttgtttactttaaaaaatcatcctggccaaattcccccctgggcctttaccaatcatggcctcctaataatccccatctctgaactggcttcatcactctgttctcttcaccaCTGAGAGCAGATGAGTGTACTGgtgtactatggctgccgtcatatcatccaggtagatgctgtggtggaggggagtccctattacctgtaaagtgctttgaggggagtgtccaaaaaagcgttttataagtgtaaggaattattattatgaatacaATACCAAGATCATACCTACCCAGGTCAAATGTGGCCTAGCAGTGCTGGCACTGAGGAAGACAGAGATGGTGGACAAAAGGAAAAACCTGAAAGAAAATAAGGACAAAAGCAAAATAGGGATTATGAGGAACTTTTGTGTCTAAGTAACCTTTTGTAGTGCACAGTGGACTTTATAAATTAAACTTCTAATTTGGCTCTTGCCTGATTACTAATTAAACTACTAATTTGCCTCTGTCTGCCAATCATGACTCAGTCATGTCAGTCATGCGTAAACAGTAGTAACTGGGTGATCTTTATTGCTCAAGAAACACATGATTGTATCTTTTGCTTTCATGAAAGCTACATCTTTTTAATTGGCTAAACTTATTCTTAATCAACTCACTTTGGTTAGTGTAACCCAACTCCATGCAAAAAACTGGCCACCCAGCCTGTTTCTGTAATCATTCCTTGATCTCAGTGTTTTGTTACAGCATAGAGCAACACTTCTCAATCATAATAGTGCTATAGTACAATGCTCTGGTATTCCAGTCTTGAATAAATCCTGTGTTTTAAGATAACCTTAATGTTTCTACCGTTTTTACCaaaaaatgaacatatttttttagtCATACATTTCaccatacattaaaataaacaagcagtaaattatttttgcatgaTACGTTACTGGTAATTAACTACAAACATCACTAAAACAGTCAAGTTTTAAATCTGTCCAATTAGTACAATGGTACTAAACAACACAATTGCACTAAATCAGTTCAATTTCCTATTAGTGTGGCAAAATTGTTAACTTCAATGTCTgatacaataaattatacagtTATAAGTTCTAATTTCCATGTAGACAGTTTAACAATTATTATGAAaacttatttcatttttgttcaaTATGCTACATTTGCTGATTATCATAGCTGAGTTTCTAAATAGGCAGTTTTGACAGACATTATGGGTCTTAATCCATCAGTTGCCAGCTGGTGgtttataaataaaacagacaAGGAGTTTCTGCTCTTGACAGTATGAGTATCTGTCAACCCCTAATTTGTCGTTGATTGTCAGTAAAATTATGGATAAAAGACGTTTTGGAGGATCATCACTTTTGGgtgcagtttttaaattatttctgaaaaaaatcctACAATAAATTCTATATTCAtatctatttaaaaatatcattttcatCAGATATAAAGTTTATTGcatatatagtaaatataagatttataaaaaacaaaaaaatctaatgAAGCCACCTACGTATAATTCAAGctgtcttttttgtttctcttgaaCACATAACAAGACAGATGTAAATGCATTGTTACATCCCATTAAATAGAATAATGTAAAGATGTTGGTTTGCTTTGTAATTTTCATTACAGTTTTTTCAAAGGCTTTAATGAGTAAGTATCTCTAAATGGAGTGGTCAGCTACAGAGGATatgaaaacgtttttaaaaatgttggtaGATGGTTTCTGGGTCTGTGTAAAAACCATAAGTTTAACTCTCAAACTAATCTGGGTAAATTTTAATGACAGAAGATTAGCTGGAAGTTAAAGAGTCATGTTTCCTTCCCTTGTCTTTCACTTCCACAGTCTAAAACAGAAATCGACTTTAAAATATCCTTACCTGAACATGGTTTCGTCTTGGATGTACCTGTTAGTTAACACAGAAGAAGGCAATCTGAACAATCTGGCCACAGAATAAAACCACAGTGCTATAAAACAGAGTAAAGGTCGTATAATAAAGACAGGTCTGGCACTTTGTACCTTCTTGTTAATTGTTTACTTTCTAAAACAGTGCAGGCTGACGCAGCTTACACGTAAGAGGAACAAGAAATGAATTTCTCATaatgcacatatactgtacattggtttTTATACTAATGCAACCTGCCGTTTTCACATTTCTTACTGAGCAATGCCATGGCACTGGCTTCTGAGAATACAGAAGCAGCAAATATTTTGATGCGTTAGGAGTTTCCCATATAATGAGGAAAGAGACAGAGAAAAGTATAAGGAGCACTAAAGgatttgattaaaaacaattttattaaagtGAAATATAATTAAACGTACAAACCGACAGACAGGGTACTTGTCTTGTTGCctgatctcagaagctcagCAAAGCTGGACCTGGTCAGTAGTGGGGTGGGTCAGTACTGGACCTGGTCaggacactgctgctgtaaagtggttggtggaccagtagggggcgcacTTCCCCCTGAACCAGAATTTCCCAACCAaagccccagtatggtgatggcAAACCCTGTCCTGTAGGAGTCTCCACCCGTTCGATGAGACTTTAAACCAAGGTGCTTGATCAATAATGATCTCGTGGCACTGCTTGTAAGTATAGAGGTGTTAATCTTGGTGTCCAGTGTAAGTTCCACTCTGGGGTTGTGAAAGCTGAAGAAATTTCTCACTTTCCCACCTGGTGTGCCGTCTGTGTCCAGCTGGTGGTGCAGAacggctgctgtgtgtcactgGGGAGTGAGACCCCTCCTGTATGTGCAGCTCTCTGGGATGCTTTGGCATGATaaatgctatataaatgcaaagaaTTACTATGAATTATTGGCAGCCATCCCTAATAATGTTACTTGCATGAATCCAGCTTGCTGACTGTGTGGTGTAGTCGTTAGGGCCCTGGCACAGTGACTGGAGGGCTGTGAATTCTGCTGAGAGAGTTGTGCTGTTTTGCAAGCGGTACTTTGCTCCGATGGCAGCAGTAAAATGCCAAGCCGTCTAAAGGAGTACAAATGTCAGCTGCCTTGGAACAAAGCACCAGgccaataaattaataataacagaCAATAAACGAATGAGTGTTTTATGATATCGGAGTGGGgagctgtgcagtgtgtgttggcTGTAAAGGACAACGTTAAGTTTGATTCCACAATGAAAAGTGGAAAGAAAAATCTCAACGATTCAGCCGTTGAGTAATCTTCAGAATTTACCTTCACTTCTGGTAATTATTTTAACTAACTCCTGAAACAAGTGTATCAATACTAGGTAAGGGAAAGAGCAGGGCTCCTGAACTCAAGATGTTGGATTGAAAGTGCAAACTAGGAATTATTGTCAGGGATCTTTCTCTGGGTGGATTTGGTAGATTAATTTACACCCTTTGTTCTGCTGACAGTAACTAACAAAAAATTATGACGTTGGTTCTCCTAACACACACATAAGAGTGTGTGAGATGGGGCTCAGTAATTGCAGCCAGTCTCACCTTGCTATCTTTCCGTCGTGACTGAAACCGTAGGTCTGGGGAACTTTTCCTTTCGAAAATCTCTTCTGGTCCCCTGTCCTGTGAAGACGGATAAAATATTTAGagaacattttgtgaaattagcaTAACATGGAAAACTGAAACGGTAACGTGTTCGCTGTTGAGAAAAGTGTGAGAATAACACATTCGCACTTTTTGAGCTCACATGAGTGccgttttaaattaaaagtctGAGCTGTGCAGTAACTCCAGCAGCCAGCGTGCGCGGAGAGCGTCTTCCAGACGCCAGCCTCAGCTTCCTGAGCACCAGAGCACTGAAGACCGCATCACCACGGCAACCAGTCTCCTCCAGCATCCTCCTGCTCTCACGCACTGTAGAAGCACCGAGGGCGCATCTCTACCGTCTTCAGCACCAGCAACAACGGTAAGTCATTACATGCTTAAATGAACATATGCTGCAAATTGTGCGTGATTTCCTGGTTCTTTGACTTTTAGATTATATTTCTGGGCTAAAGTAAACTGTGTATTAATCATAGACCGAAAAAAGCCAAAGACAGCTAGGGGTTTAAAGAGGTTTACTAAGACAAAGGATAACACCGGCAAACCCGCTTCTTCGGAGAAACAAGCTAAACCTTATAGTCCAAGATTTCACCCTTCTGCATTTTTACAAACAGAACGGTGGTCAACTTGACGTGCTTCAGGATTAATGCGTGGCTACAATTCTCTGTTTTACTCTCTCAAGTACTGTGATTTGGTCCGAGCACAATATCGATTTTTTGCAAAACGGTTAATATTGGCGTTTCGGCGTGAATTCGACGCGTATCGTTTATGGTATAGAGCCTGTTTTAATCAGGATGCTTTACATAGTGACCTTTTCAGAAGAGGAAAAACGAAGAAAAGTCCATTCAGTGTCAGCCTCC contains:
- the fuom gene encoding fucose mutarotase, with the translated sequence MVVLKGIPSIISPDLLYALAKMGHGDELVLADANFPTSSSCRCGPAEIRADGLRIPELLGAILKLFPLDTCVPCPAAVMDVVDSDKQKGVKVHVWDVYQELLHQAGSDKPLEKLERFAFYERAKKAFAVVATGETSLYANLIIKKGVIGAEDSC
- the LOC107077309 gene encoding uncharacterized protein, giving the protein MFRFFLLSTISVFLSASTARPHLTWEEVDPGQYQDVVLDLDGKLSVDIRQIEPPEGLAITDEDVHPGMAIWKAVRHVTEQAHLKAEEDRDDLDHPFSAEHLAQALGPRQSPELGIRNAAAAERRQEADELYHTFPRAQDSAQAPQDAEFHLPRDFAGLYASQNQEPEDDVDHIHHPPQPGPRHNPPVQTEPVSYEVKHQPEEDRDPIYHGV